A segment of the Melospiza melodia melodia isolate bMelMel2 chromosome 24, bMelMel2.pri, whole genome shotgun sequence genome:
TACAAGGCTTAGTACATTTTAAAGCTGCTCTCTCCATTTCATGGTTGAAAAAAATTTCATAGAACATTGAAGTTTAAAATTATGTTCTTCAACATTTCAAAAACTCACTGAAATTGAAAGACCCACAGATCACAGCAGACAGTATGCACAAAACTAACAGTACTGCACCATGGCAAATCATGCAAAGCATGGAGAGAAGAGAAATACCAGGGCAAAGTGAACTGTGAATGAAACTGCTTATTTCATGAGAGAACAGTTTATGGGGGTAGTTGTTTAAAGGATGATCTTTGCCTTTTGAAGATTACTGGCACACAATGCTTTCAGCTTTCACCTCTCTATTTGACTGGAAGCAGCCAGCCGATCATTTCCACTAGTCCTCCATCCCCCTCGAGTCCTCCGATTGTCATGCCTAGGCCTTGCCACAAAGACTGCACCTTTATGTGAAGAAAACTTAGAAAAATGCAGAGGTTAAAGAAAGCAATAGACTTTCTTTAAAAGCTTTGGGCAACTGGCATTACGAGTTTTTACTAACCTAGACCTCTGGATGCAACATCTGTAGCAATCAGGATTGGTGCTTTTCCATGTTTGAATTCTGTAACACAAGAAGTGAATCAGTTTTTTTCCCTGAGCAGCACTCATCAGATGCTTGCAGAAACTGCTGAAGCACTCACCATTTAGAACCCAGTCCCGCTCCTGCTGACTTTTATCACCGTGGATCCCCATCGCTGGCCACCTGAAAACACAGAACTTCACTGACCCAAGAATACTCCTCTGGTGGTTTCATTAAAGACTGAGATACAGGCACATTCTGGCCTGAGTACTGTAGCTGACAGCTGCTGTCCCTGACAGTTTTCATTTTTAACTGTGGTGTCAAGAGCACACACAAGACTATTGCTCAGTGAAGTCCCAGCTGCTACTCACCCATCTCTCCTCATTTTTCTGGTAAGATCATCACAACGCCTTTTGGTTTCCACAAAAAcaattgttttgttttctttctcgctCATGATTTCTTCCATCAAACGAATAAGCCTGTTTTTAAGAGATTATGGTTAGAGCTTAGACTGTTTTCTACTCTACAAGTTTAAACTGATTTCTTGTCTTTAAGTTGTCTCAGACTGATGTCAAAAAGCCATCAAAATAAGGCATTTATTCCACAGTTCATGAAGTAAAACTGACAGAAAACACAGAATGCTTTACCCCTAAGGCCTACTTACTTGTCATCTTTCTCTACATCATGACACACATCCACAATCTGAAGAATGTTGTGGTTTGCACTCAGTTCCAGTGCACCAATGTTGATGTGCACATATTCTTTCAGGAAATCTTCAGCCAGCTGCCTCACTTCCTTAGGCCATGTGGCACTCCACATCAGAGTCTGCCTGTCAGGCTATAAAGATCAATGAAAGATCAGTATAGGGTTAAGATAAATGCCCAACCCAAACTACCCAGGCTTGCACTGCCCTCACTTTAACAAGGGTAGTGGCAGCAGTTTATATCTGCTATAGTGATAAATGCATAAACCATTTATACTCACTCTAATCTGATCCACAATTTTTCTGATCTGAGGTTCAAATCCCATGTCAAGCATCCTGTCAGCTTCATCAAGGACAAGGTAAGTACACCTCCTGAGATTGGTCTTCCCAGCTTCTAGGAAGTCTATAAGTCTTCCAGGTGTTGCAATGCAGATTTCCACACCTAAAACCAAGCAGTGCCATCAGCTGAAGCAGTTTCCACATTGCCCCAGACAGAGATGCACCAAGGCTGATCCATACCTCTTTCCAGGTCACGGATCTGTGGTCCCTTTGGAGCACCTCCATAAATACACGTGGACTTCAAACGACACGCTCTGCTGTACTCTGCAGCTACCTGCTGCACTTGCTGGGCCAGCTCACGGGTTGGTGCCAACACAAGACACTGCAAATAGGATGCCCAATTTTAGTTCAATACCCACTGAAGATCCTAGTCTGAGACTAATTCTGAGTGCGAAGTTCAGTGCCAGATTGACTGAAGTACATTTAAGTAGCCAAACCAGCAAACCAGGTTACCTGGCATCTTAACTACCATCAAACACACAAGAGATGTCACTGGCTTCCAGGGATAGCAATTTCCAAAATATAACCCAAAATCAAGCCCTGTTCTGTACTATTTTCAGGACAATCCAATCAGTTAATAGAATCTGCTTGGGAAACTACCCCAAGCCACCACTTTATTCCCATAGAGAAACAGAATGCAGCTATGCACTCTTATGAGCATGGCCAACTTAGGCTGTAAAATACAGTCCTAAGAAATGAAAACCCCCTTTTCATTTAGGAATACTCACAATAGGTCCATCTCCTCGCTCCAGGAATGGCTGATGATTTATATGTACAATGGCAGGCAGTAAGTACTGTttggaagaaagaaaaatctcaTTACAACCTCTTCCTTGAAGTGTTCACCCTGCACTAGGCTACACCATACTATCACTGCTGAAATCCAGCAGTATTTCAGGCTATAACCAAAACTTACCGAGAGTGTTTTCCCTGAGCCAGTCTGTGCCACTCCAACCATATCCAATCCACTCAATGCAACAGGCCAACCTTGTGCTTGAATAGCAGTTGGTTCAGTGAAGTTCTGCCTCTGAATTACTTCCATAACATTTGCTTGAAGAAAAAATTTAAACATATAGATTCAGATGTCGCCCTAATCCAGTCTGAAGAACAATCAGTAAACTGGTCTTCACTTACCAGGGAAGTTTGCTTCATAAAAGTTGATAATTGGTTTTGGACAGTTATGGCCCCTAACTGTGACCTCTTTGCTCGCTCTGTACTGCTCAACTTCTTGCTGCAAAACAAAACACCAGTTATTGGAAATAAGCTCTGACACCGAAGCTGTTTTTTAAGTTACCCCATCTGTGCCTGGTGGGCCCCATGACCCTCAACATGTTTGCACTTTCTGTTTACTTTTGCTCGAGCCAGATCAGGTACATACCGCAGTACGTCTCACTACATCCGGATGTTCTTGGTAGAAATTCTTCTCAAATTTGGGCAGCTCATCCAAGTTCCATTTCTTTTTTGTAAGTTTCTCCCCAGGGTTTCCAAATTTCTTCCCAGAGAGAGGTCCAGCTCTACTTCCTCCAAAACGAGGGGCTCCAAACCTAGACAAAAAGGACACATCATAGAATGCAAGAGAAACATTTTGGTCCTCCTCCTGAACAACTTCACCACCATCTCTGCAGTCCACCCATTACTTTACAATTCAGTTGTATAAACTCCACCTACTGAAGCTTCATACACTAGAACTTTAAAAATCATACTTTAAGCTGCAGATGCCACCATCTGCTTGGCCACAATTCTTACTCACAAGCTAAGATAACGTGTATTTCCAATTTCCATACAATGCAATCAAACAGCAAGTTACAACAAGTACTAAAATCTTGGCACTACCCGGTGATCAAAATGGTTTCCCG
Coding sequences within it:
- the DDX5 gene encoding probable ATP-dependent RNA helicase DDX5 isoform X2; amino-acid sequence: MPGFGAPRFGGSRAGPLSGKKFGNPGEKLTKKKWNLDELPKFEKNFYQEHPDVVRRTAQEVEQYRASKEVTVRGHNCPKPIINFYEANFPANVMEVIQRQNFTEPTAIQAQGWPVALSGLDMVGVAQTGSGKTLSYLLPAIVHINHQPFLERGDGPICLVLAPTRELAQQVQQVAAEYSRACRLKSTCIYGGAPKGPQIRDLERGVEICIATPGRLIDFLEAGKTNLRRCTYLVLDEADRMLDMGFEPQIRKIVDQIRPDRQTLMWSATWPKEVRQLAEDFLKEYVHINIGALELSANHNILQIVDVCHDVEKDDKLIRLMEEIMSEKENKTIVFVETKRRCDDLTRKMRRDGWPAMGIHGDKSQQERDWVLNEFKHGKAPILIATDVASRGLDVEDVKFVINYDYPNSSEDYIHRIGRTARSTKTGTAYTFFTPNNIKQVNDLISVLREANQAINPKLLQLVEDRGSGRSRGDRRDRYSAGKRGGFSSFRERENFERTYGALGKRDFGAKTQNGAYSAQSFSNGTPFGNGFAAAGMQAGFRAGGNPTGAYQNGYEQQYGSNIANMHNGMNQQQYAYPATGAAPMIGYPMPTSYSQ
- the DDX5 gene encoding probable ATP-dependent RNA helicase DDX5 isoform X1: MPGYSSDRDRGFGAPRFGGSRAGPLSGKKFGNPGEKLTKKKWNLDELPKFEKNFYQEHPDVVRRTAQEVEQYRASKEVTVRGHNCPKPIINFYEANFPANVMEVIQRQNFTEPTAIQAQGWPVALSGLDMVGVAQTGSGKTLSYLLPAIVHINHQPFLERGDGPICLVLAPTRELAQQVQQVAAEYSRACRLKSTCIYGGAPKGPQIRDLERGVEICIATPGRLIDFLEAGKTNLRRCTYLVLDEADRMLDMGFEPQIRKIVDQIRPDRQTLMWSATWPKEVRQLAEDFLKEYVHINIGALELSANHNILQIVDVCHDVEKDDKLIRLMEEIMSEKENKTIVFVETKRRCDDLTRKMRRDGWPAMGIHGDKSQQERDWVLNEFKHGKAPILIATDVASRGLDVEDVKFVINYDYPNSSEDYIHRIGRTARSTKTGTAYTFFTPNNIKQVNDLISVLREANQAINPKLLQLVEDRGSGRSRGDRRDRYSAGKRGGFSSFRERENFERTYGALGKRDFGAKTQNGAYSAQSFSNGTPFGNGFAAAGMQAGFRAGGNPTGAYQNGYEQQYGSNIANMHNGMNQQQYAYPATGAAPMIGYPMPTSYSQ